One Halostagnicola kamekurae DNA segment encodes these proteins:
- a CDS encoding archease: MGFELRDHTADVAVAATGPSLESVFGSVADGLAAASCERVPETGGERFSLSVTAENLEALLFDYVDELIYLRDVRLELPVDHRVEDIAVARSDEPTADGESIDDAAYSLEATARGIPLSAVVAREIKAVTYSEMRLEETDDGWEAYVVFDV, translated from the coding sequence ATGGGGTTCGAACTGCGCGACCACACCGCCGACGTCGCCGTCGCCGCGACCGGACCGAGTCTCGAGTCGGTCTTCGGATCGGTCGCGGACGGACTCGCCGCCGCCTCGTGCGAACGCGTTCCGGAGACGGGAGGGGAGCGATTCTCGCTCTCGGTGACGGCCGAAAACCTCGAGGCGCTGCTTTTCGATTACGTCGACGAACTGATCTACCTCCGGGACGTTCGCCTCGAGCTTCCCGTCGATCACCGGGTCGAGGATATCGCGGTCGCGCGGTCCGACGAGCCGACGGCCGACGGCGAGTCGATCGACGACGCGGCCTACTCGCTCGAGGCGACGGCGCGCGGGATTCCGTTATCGGCGGTCGTCGCTCGCGAGATCAAAGCCGTCACGTACTCGGAGATGCGACTCGAGGAGACCGACGACGGCTGGGAGGCCTACGTCGTCTTCGACGTGTGA
- a CDS encoding DEAD/DEAH box helicase family protein: protein MTGPESTDASNLRLRYEDGTVRLDGTVSAPLRARLHEASALEFESDPRTGTHRVPAFQYATLRALLERPADTGGNSRESASPGGESDEIASATVDDGVLSLGALSQLESAYTLREYQETALERWLETDPNRTDDDLPPAPRGVLELPTGSGKTVIGLKAIERLSKPTLIVVPTIDLLEQWERELEAEFDAPIGRFGGGEQRLEAITVSTYDSAYLKADSVGDRFGLVVFDEVHHLGGEGYRDIARLLAAPARLGLTATFERPDDAHEAVADLVGPLVHSIDVDELAGEHLAPYDVKRLEVSLTDEEREEYERNQSIFTDYLASSNIRMQSGSDYQELVKRSGTDAAAREALLARQRAREITRSSDAKIRALESILDENRDERIIVFTASNDLAYEVSERFLIPTITHRTGTEERREILERFREGTYSRVVTSNVLDEGVDVPDASVAVVLSGSGSEREFTQRLGRVLRPKDDGGRALLYEVVSQETSEERVADRRR, encoded by the coding sequence GTGACGGGTCCGGAATCGACCGACGCATCGAATCTCCGGCTGCGATACGAAGACGGGACCGTCCGTCTCGACGGCACGGTCTCCGCGCCGCTTCGAGCGCGTCTTCACGAGGCGTCCGCACTCGAGTTCGAATCGGACCCGCGAACCGGGACGCACCGCGTTCCGGCCTTTCAGTACGCGACGCTCCGCGCTCTCCTCGAGCGCCCCGCAGACACCGGTGGAAACAGTCGCGAGAGCGCGAGCCCCGGTGGAGAGAGTGACGAAATCGCGAGCGCGACCGTCGACGACGGAGTCCTGTCGCTCGGGGCCCTCTCACAACTCGAGTCGGCCTACACGCTTCGCGAGTACCAGGAGACGGCCCTCGAGCGCTGGCTCGAGACCGATCCGAACCGGACCGACGACGATCTCCCGCCGGCCCCGAGAGGCGTCCTCGAACTCCCTACCGGCAGCGGCAAGACGGTCATCGGACTGAAAGCGATCGAGCGACTTTCGAAACCGACGCTGATCGTGGTCCCGACGATCGACCTGTTAGAGCAGTGGGAGCGGGAACTCGAGGCCGAGTTCGACGCGCCGATCGGGCGGTTCGGCGGCGGCGAACAGCGCCTCGAGGCGATCACCGTCTCGACGTACGACTCGGCCTATCTGAAAGCGGATTCGGTCGGCGACCGGTTCGGTCTGGTCGTCTTCGACGAGGTCCACCACCTCGGCGGGGAGGGGTATCGCGACATCGCCCGGCTGCTGGCGGCACCCGCACGGCTCGGACTCACGGCGACGTTCGAACGGCCGGACGACGCCCACGAGGCGGTCGCCGACCTCGTCGGCCCGCTCGTCCACAGCATCGACGTTGACGAACTCGCCGGCGAACACCTCGCGCCCTACGACGTCAAACGTCTCGAGGTCTCGCTCACGGACGAGGAGCGCGAGGAGTACGAGCGAAACCAGTCGATTTTCACCGACTACCTCGCGAGTTCGAACATCCGGATGCAAAGCGGCTCGGACTACCAGGAACTCGTCAAGCGCTCGGGCACCGACGCCGCGGCTCGCGAGGCGCTGCTCGCCCGGCAGCGTGCGCGCGAGATCACTCGATCGAGCGACGCGAAGATACGGGCGCTCGAGTCGATTCTCGACGAGAACCGCGACGAACGCATCATCGTCTTCACCGCCTCGAACGACCTGGCCTACGAGGTGAGCGAGCGATTCCTGATCCCCACGATCACGCATCGAACCGGGACCGAAGAGCGCCGCGAGATCCTCGAGCGCTTTCGCGAGGGGACCTACTCGCGCGTGGTCACCTCGAACGTCCTCGACGAGGGCGTCGACGTCCCGGACGCCTCCGTCGCCGTCGTCCTCTCGGGGAGCGGCAGCGAACGCGAGTTCACCCAGCGGCTCGGGCGAGTGCTCCGACCGAAAGACGACGGCGGGCGAGCGCTGTTGTACGAAGTCGTGAGCCAGGAGACCAGCGAGGAGCGCGTAGCCGATCGGCGGCGATGA
- a CDS encoding DNA replication complex subunit Gins51 yields the protein MNLDELRSVQSKERQKDSLQNLRPSFYQEVGEYISDLEDRRDRAAAEAEDPFSSPEVSRLTDEIETAKDVVEAIYERRMGKLVKQASLSAAGMAANDEGLTAEEADLFDDLVDRIQSNKTRVLDVLEGVDAPADELDEQGPNATDRPNASDQSTESTAQSDRESSDTAPPAPPETPPADLEPSDSGPANRPTTEDDSATAESSGVSAADVMGGDPPEPATRSDAPDSSADDPMHEDSAADEASEAPATDGGAATASSGEPAVDDATTDDPSLERLTVKITEDVGSILGVDDREYSLAADDVVTLPEQNATPLVEREAAEQLD from the coding sequence ATGAATCTCGACGAACTACGCTCGGTCCAGAGCAAGGAGCGCCAGAAGGATAGCCTCCAGAACCTGCGCCCCTCGTTCTATCAGGAGGTCGGCGAGTACATTTCAGACCTCGAGGACAGACGTGACCGCGCGGCCGCCGAGGCGGAGGACCCGTTCTCCTCGCCGGAAGTGAGCCGGCTCACGGACGAGATCGAGACCGCCAAGGACGTCGTCGAGGCCATCTACGAGCGCCGGATGGGCAAACTCGTCAAGCAGGCGAGTCTCTCCGCGGCCGGCATGGCGGCGAACGACGAGGGCCTTACCGCGGAGGAAGCGGACCTCTTCGACGACCTCGTCGATCGCATCCAGTCGAACAAGACTCGAGTGCTCGACGTCCTCGAGGGCGTCGACGCACCCGCGGACGAACTCGATGAGCAGGGGCCGAACGCGACCGACCGGCCGAACGCGTCAGACCAATCGACCGAGTCGACCGCCCAGTCCGATCGCGAGTCGTCCGACACAGCGCCGCCGGCACCGCCAGAGACGCCGCCAGCAGACCTCGAGCCGTCGGATTCCGGCCCCGCGAACCGGCCGACGACCGAGGACGATTCGGCGACCGCCGAATCGAGCGGCGTCAGCGCCGCGGACGTGATGGGCGGCGACCCGCCGGAGCCGGCGACGCGGTCGGACGCTCCGGATTCGTCGGCCGATGACCCGATGCACGAAGATTCCGCGGCGGACGAGGCGTCCGAAGCTCCGGCGACCGACGGCGGCGCAGCGACCGCCTCGAGCGGCGAACCTGCTGTCGACGACGCGACGACCGACGACCCCTCGCTCGAGCGCCTCACCGTGAAGATTACCGAGGACGTCGGCTCGATCCTCGGCGTCGACGATCGTGAGTACAGCCTCGCGGCCGACGACGTGGTGACGCTGCCCGAGCAGAACGCGACACCGCTGGTCGAGCGCGAGGCGGCCGAACAGCTCGACTAA
- a CDS encoding RtcB family protein, protein MTTFDANGVTLERVREHVWEITQEGEMRTPARVLASEALLEEISQDKTLEQLQNATHLPGMTNYAICMPDGHQGYGFPVGGVGALDAEDGCISPGAVGYDINCGVRMMRTNLTYSEVKGHEEELVDSLFANIPSGLGGGGIVETGIDDVEEILARGVDWALENGHAVEDDLLHCEDEGMREEADPSKVSQKAKDRGKNQIGSLGSGNHFLEVQRVTDVFDDEVGAAFGLEEDQIVVLIHCGSRGLGHQTCNDYLRKIERQHQGLLSQLPDKELAAAPAGSQLAEDYYGAMNAAINFAWVNRQLIMHRTRRVFERVFDRSWEEMEMDLLYDVAHNIAKKETHTVGPDGRPAAESDATANEERELFVHRKGATRAFPKGHPEVPAAYRDVGQPVIIPGSMGAGSYVLRGGEASMDLTFGSTAHGAGRLMSRTQAKNDYWGGDVQQELEEQDQIYVKAQSGATIAEEAPGVYKDVDEVVRVSDELGIGDKVARTFPVCNIKG, encoded by the coding sequence ATGACCACGTTCGACGCGAACGGCGTCACTCTCGAGCGGGTTCGGGAGCACGTCTGGGAGATCACACAGGAGGGCGAGATGCGAACGCCGGCGCGGGTTCTCGCGAGCGAGGCGTTGCTCGAGGAGATCAGCCAGGACAAGACGCTCGAGCAGTTGCAGAACGCCACGCACCTGCCGGGGATGACGAACTACGCGATCTGTATGCCCGACGGCCACCAAGGCTACGGCTTCCCCGTCGGCGGCGTCGGCGCGCTCGACGCCGAAGACGGCTGCATTTCGCCGGGAGCTGTCGGATACGATATTAACTGTGGCGTCCGGATGATGCGGACGAATTTGACCTATAGCGAAGTCAAAGGGCACGAAGAAGAGCTCGTCGACTCGCTGTTTGCAAACATTCCGTCAGGTCTTGGCGGCGGCGGCATCGTCGAAACTGGGATCGACGACGTGGAGGAAATCCTCGCCCGGGGGGTCGACTGGGCGCTCGAGAACGGACACGCCGTCGAGGACGACCTTCTCCACTGCGAGGACGAGGGAATGCGGGAGGAAGCAGACCCCTCGAAGGTCTCCCAGAAGGCCAAAGACCGCGGGAAGAACCAGATCGGCTCGCTCGGCTCGGGGAATCACTTCCTCGAGGTCCAGCGCGTGACCGACGTGTTCGACGACGAGGTCGGGGCGGCGTTCGGCCTCGAGGAGGACCAGATCGTCGTTCTGATCCACTGTGGTTCTCGAGGGCTCGGTCACCAGACGTGTAACGACTACCTGCGAAAGATCGAACGACAACATCAGGGACTGCTCTCTCAGTTGCCGGACAAGGAACTGGCGGCGGCACCCGCGGGCTCGCAACTCGCAGAGGACTACTACGGCGCGATGAACGCCGCGATCAACTTCGCGTGGGTCAACCGCCAGTTGATCATGCACCGCACGCGGAGGGTCTTCGAGCGCGTCTTCGATCGATCCTGGGAGGAGATGGAGATGGACTTACTCTACGACGTGGCCCATAACATCGCGAAAAAAGAGACCCACACCGTCGGCCCGGACGGCCGACCGGCGGCGGAGAGCGACGCCACAGCGAACGAGGAACGCGAACTGTTCGTCCACCGAAAGGGCGCGACTCGAGCGTTCCCGAAGGGCCACCCCGAAGTTCCCGCGGCCTACCGTGACGTCGGCCAGCCGGTGATTATCCCCGGAAGCATGGGTGCCGGCAGCTACGTCCTCCGTGGCGGCGAGGCCTCGATGGATCTGACGTTCGGGTCGACGGCCCACGGCGCGGGGCGGCTGATGAGCCGAACGCAGGCGAAAAACGACTACTGGGGCGGCGACGTACAACAGGAACTCGAGGAGCAGGACCAGATCTACGTCAAGGCTCAGTCCGGGGCCACAATCGCCGAGGAAGCGCCGGGGGTCTACAAGGACGTCGACGAAGTCGTTCGGGTCTCGGACGAACTGGGGATCGGCGACAAAGTCGCGCGGACGTTCCCCGTGTGTAACATCAAGGGATAG
- a CDS encoding helix-turn-helix domain-containing protein — protein sequence MSIIASVSVPASAFPFGPILESDLEGPLTIETQVPTSEEVIPYLWVPGSATETVLETIEAQSTVKSATQIDSVGDHDLLKIEWTTAVNGFLAAIREHDAIVTSGTGSGDRWTFQLRFPAYEDLSSFYTACLDRDISLELVQLHEAVDPERNDRFGLTVPQRELVVAAYERGYFDVPRATTLVELGEELDISDSAVSQRLRRGLESLVGSTLAIDSETPSGPVGQNPHDR from the coding sequence ATGAGCATTATCGCGAGCGTTTCAGTACCAGCGTCGGCGTTCCCGTTCGGGCCGATACTCGAGTCCGACCTCGAGGGGCCCCTGACGATCGAAACCCAGGTTCCGACCAGCGAGGAGGTGATTCCGTACCTGTGGGTCCCCGGGTCCGCAACCGAAACCGTCCTCGAGACGATCGAAGCACAGTCGACCGTGAAATCGGCGACGCAAATAGATAGCGTTGGCGACCACGACCTCCTCAAAATCGAGTGGACGACGGCGGTGAACGGCTTTCTCGCCGCGATTCGGGAACACGATGCCATCGTCACGAGCGGGACGGGATCGGGCGATCGGTGGACGTTTCAGTTGCGGTTTCCCGCCTACGAGGATCTGTCGTCTTTTTACACCGCCTGTCTGGATCGGGACATCTCGCTGGAACTCGTACAACTGCACGAGGCGGTCGACCCCGAGCGAAACGACCGGTTCGGACTGACGGTCCCACAGCGAGAACTCGTCGTTGCGGCCTACGAGCGGGGGTATTTCGACGTCCCGCGAGCCACGACGCTCGTCGAACTCGGCGAGGAACTGGACATCTCTGATTCCGCCGTCTCACAGCGGCTTCGCCGCGGGCTCGAGTCGCTGGTCGGCTCGACGCTGGCCATCGACTCCGAGACGCCGAGCGGTCCCGTCGGACAGAACCCACACGATAGATAA
- a CDS encoding metal-dependent hydrolase, giving the protein MYQLGHVGVALLAYAPLGMAVAFAGSETLAVVGGLVCVSLSTLPDCDHDLPLLEHRGLTHTVGFAVLVGAVLAVAAAVFVLDSGSFTTDPIVPFAFVVGTLSILSHLLADAITPMGIRPFRPLSSYHYTADLTPAANPIANYALLAVGVCVTGVWVGLVTALS; this is encoded by the coding sequence ATGTATCAGCTCGGCCACGTCGGCGTCGCGCTCCTCGCGTACGCGCCGCTCGGGATGGCCGTCGCGTTCGCCGGGTCGGAGACGCTCGCGGTCGTCGGCGGCCTCGTCTGCGTGTCGCTCTCGACGCTTCCGGACTGCGATCACGATCTCCCCCTCCTCGAGCATCGCGGACTCACCCACACGGTGGGGTTCGCCGTCCTCGTCGGCGCGGTTCTCGCTGTGGCGGCCGCAGTGTTCGTTCTCGACTCGGGGTCGTTCACGACAGACCCGATCGTTCCGTTCGCGTTCGTCGTCGGAACCCTCTCGATCCTCTCCCATCTCCTAGCGGACGCGATCACGCCGATGGGGATTCGGCCGTTCCGCCCGCTCTCGAGCTATCACTACACGGCGGACTTGACGCCCGCGGCCAATCCGATCGCTAACTACGCGCTGTTGGCCGTCGGCGTCTGCGTGACCGGCGTCTGGGTAGGGCTGGTCACCGCCCTTTCGTAG
- a CDS encoding GNAT family N-acetyltransferase → MSVNIDSRVVTSGSDDFVDEAWQLKEEINDSVGVLKQRHSFFTDAYRRSTVQLFLQEDELIGFAAVRRDGYILFLAVSPDYQGEGIGKRLIARVAQEHDTITCHARTTNEGALQFYEHLGFEIKRRIDNYYEDGGDAYYLKLGSSGGITDKISDLVRR, encoded by the coding sequence GTGAGCGTCAACATCGACAGTCGCGTCGTCACCTCGGGCAGTGACGATTTTGTCGACGAAGCCTGGCAACTCAAAGAGGAGATCAACGACAGTGTTGGCGTCCTCAAACAGCGACACAGCTTCTTCACCGACGCCTATCGCCGCTCGACGGTTCAGTTGTTCCTTCAGGAGGACGAACTGATCGGCTTCGCCGCGGTCCGGCGCGACGGCTACATCCTCTTTCTGGCCGTCTCGCCCGACTATCAGGGAGAGGGGATCGGCAAGCGACTGATCGCCCGCGTCGCACAGGAACACGATACGATCACGTGTCACGCCCGGACGACTAACGAAGGCGCACTCCAGTTCTACGAGCACCTCGGGTTCGAAATCAAGCGCCGCATCGACAACTACTACGAAGACGGCGGCGACGCCTACTACCTCAAACTCGGCTCGAGCGGCGGGATTACCGACAAGATTTCTGATCTGGTCCGCCGATAA
- the bcp gene encoding thioredoxin-dependent thiol peroxidase codes for MLDVGDDAPEFELPNQHGETVRRSDFDGQRLVVYFYPRANTDGCTTEACGFNDALERFDDADVAVVGISDDSVSDLEKFADEYDLEFDLLADEMGEVATLYESYGEKRMFGNTFDGVFRNTYVVGPDGTIDAVYEDVTPDGHAEELLEDLADRPVARCD; via the coding sequence ATGCTCGACGTTGGCGACGACGCACCAGAGTTCGAACTCCCCAACCAGCACGGCGAGACCGTCCGGCGATCGGACTTCGACGGCCAGCGGCTCGTCGTCTACTTCTACCCGCGCGCGAACACCGACGGCTGTACGACCGAAGCCTGCGGCTTCAACGACGCGCTCGAGCGATTCGACGACGCGGACGTCGCCGTCGTCGGGATCAGCGACGACTCCGTCTCGGACCTCGAGAAATTCGCCGACGAGTACGACCTCGAGTTCGATCTGCTCGCAGACGAGATGGGTGAGGTGGCGACATTGTACGAGTCCTACGGCGAGAAACGGATGTTTGGCAACACGTTCGACGGCGTCTTTCGCAACACCTACGTCGTCGGCCCTGACGGAACTATCGACGCCGTCTACGAGGACGTGACGCCCGACGGCCACGCCGAGGAACTGCTCGAGGATCTCGCGGACCGACCGGTCGCGCGGTGCGACTGA
- a CDS encoding DNA polymerase Y family protein, translating into MNDGPRLPGVDTVDEDDRIVLHVDADCFYASCERLKEPELEGEPVVVGMGYEEGETVGAVATASYEAREFGVESAQAISTALEKLPRRAALEDGFDSSSDANADADADSDSSPESSSTATENLERSETGYYRPVDMEYYESVAADVREILHDCADVVREVSIDEAYLDVTERTAWEVADGFARHVKGRIEREVGVTVSIGVAPTMSAAKIASDFDKPDGLTVVRPGEVESFLAPLEVELLHGVGPVTARELRGMGLETAGEVAAADPGPLEDRFGERGRELYDRARGEDDRRVEPRGEPKSFSRESAFAEAVEEPDPKYERIETLAAAVADRATREGALYRTVGVKAVLPPFEVNTREQSLSGPVDDPALVERIAADLFTEFETEPVRKLGVRVANLEFTGADQAQLDGWDGSDRGDSTDSVAGNSPSDSAGTSDVEHKNDGAENGLDDGSATSSERERLPVGQTSLTDFRSD; encoded by the coding sequence ATGAACGACGGGCCACGGCTGCCGGGGGTCGATACCGTCGACGAGGACGATCGGATCGTCCTACACGTCGACGCGGACTGCTTTTACGCCTCCTGCGAGCGTCTCAAAGAGCCCGAACTCGAGGGCGAACCGGTCGTCGTCGGGATGGGATACGAGGAAGGGGAGACCGTCGGTGCGGTCGCGACCGCGAGCTACGAGGCCCGCGAGTTCGGCGTCGAGAGCGCACAGGCCATCTCGACTGCGCTCGAGAAACTGCCCCGGCGCGCGGCCCTCGAAGACGGTTTCGACTCGTCTTCGGACGCGAACGCGGACGCCGACGCGGACTCGGATTCAAGTCCGGAGTCCAGTTCGACGGCGACGGAGAATCTCGAGCGGTCGGAAACCGGTTACTACCGCCCGGTCGATATGGAGTACTACGAGTCGGTCGCCGCAGACGTTCGGGAGATCCTCCACGATTGCGCCGACGTGGTGCGCGAGGTGAGCATCGACGAGGCCTACCTCGACGTGACCGAGCGAACCGCCTGGGAGGTCGCCGACGGCTTCGCCCGCCACGTCAAAGGCCGCATCGAGCGCGAGGTCGGCGTCACGGTGAGCATCGGGGTCGCGCCGACGATGAGCGCCGCGAAGATCGCCAGCGACTTCGACAAACCCGACGGATTGACCGTCGTCCGGCCCGGCGAGGTCGAATCGTTCCTGGCACCGCTCGAGGTCGAGTTGCTCCACGGCGTCGGCCCCGTGACGGCTCGAGAGCTACGAGGGATGGGCCTCGAGACCGCCGGTGAGGTCGCGGCGGCTGATCCCGGCCCGCTCGAGGACCGGTTCGGCGAGCGCGGCCGCGAGCTGTACGACCGGGCCCGCGGCGAGGACGACCGACGCGTCGAGCCCCGCGGCGAGCCCAAGAGCTTCTCCCGGGAATCGGCCTTCGCCGAGGCGGTCGAGGAACCGGATCCGAAGTACGAGCGGATCGAGACGCTCGCGGCCGCGGTCGCGGATCGCGCGACTCGAGAGGGCGCGCTGTACCGAACCGTCGGCGTGAAAGCGGTGTTGCCACCGTTCGAGGTCAACACGCGCGAGCAGTCGCTTTCCGGTCCGGTGGACGATCCGGCCCTCGTCGAGCGGATCGCCGCGGACCTGTTCACCGAGTTCGAGACGGAACCGGTTCGAAAACTCGGCGTCCGCGTGGCGAACCTCGAGTTCACTGGGGCCGATCAGGCTCAGTTGGACGGCTGGGACGGCAGTGATAGGGGCGATTCGACCGACTCCGTTGCCGGCAACTCGCCGTCCGATTCGGCGGGTACCAGTGACGTCGAGCACAAAAATGATGGGGCAGAGAACGGGTTGGACGACGGATCCGCGACCTCTTCGGAACGCGAGCGCCTGCCGGTAGGGCAGACCTCACTGACCGACTTCCGATCGGACTGA
- a CDS encoding uracil-DNA glycosylase family protein, with the protein MKNVTDRTSNPFGMRPPFERQDAGKRPAVFGYGDANADFQVIGGYPGLHGGETTGVPFTETDAGVGVQELFRDAGFVAGPTSDPRLENLFADYIHMCSLPDGREPTPEEYAELERYFDAELRAINAHILLPVGERATDHVLGEYTTQRGKLDLEMENLHASEIRGRGFMVVPIRNPTEWTDGDRETILETLESILASDYRQTKGVATTVG; encoded by the coding sequence GTGAAAAACGTCACCGACAGGACGAGCAATCCCTTCGGCATGCGACCACCGTTCGAACGGCAGGACGCGGGGAAGCGGCCGGCCGTGTTCGGCTACGGTGACGCCAACGCCGACTTTCAGGTGATCGGCGGCTATCCCGGCCTTCACGGCGGCGAGACGACGGGCGTTCCGTTCACCGAAACAGACGCCGGCGTCGGCGTTCAGGAACTCTTTCGCGACGCGGGGTTCGTCGCCGGCCCGACGAGCGATCCCCGTCTCGAGAACCTCTTCGCGGACTACATCCACATGTGCTCGCTTCCCGACGGTCGGGAACCGACGCCCGAGGAGTACGCCGAACTCGAGCGGTACTTCGACGCGGAACTCCGGGCGATCAACGCCCACATCCTGCTCCCGGTGGGCGAACGCGCGACCGACCACGTGCTGGGCGAGTACACCACACAGCGCGGCAAACTCGACCTCGAGATGGAGAATCTCCACGCCAGTGAGATTCGCGGCCGCGGGTTCATGGTCGTCCCCATTCGCAACCCGACCGAGTGGACGGACGGCGACCGCGAGACGATCCTCGAGACGCTCGAGTCGATCCTCGCGAGCGATTACCGCCAGACGAAAGGCGTCGCGACGACCGTCGGATAG
- the priS gene encoding DNA primase small subunit PriS, translating to MEERTRAYLRGRFRDHYRRTEITLPPEANEREWGFIPWTEGPGTTMVRHRSLLELGDIEEFLVRKRPQHVYFSAGRYRDPGAGSMTDKEWRSSDLVFDLDADHLPSVTLGEDSYGDMLRKCKDALMRLLEFLENDFAFENVEIAFSGGRGYHVHVRDENVQHLDREHRREIVDYVRGIGLDFEKLIETETVAGLGRKTPTERRTLRVDGGWGERIHEHFMDFVEDLLEMDEEDALERLQAFDGIGEGKAEATLSAAQNNRAGLEAGNITVHTAIAQLAERFAATAVERDNAPIDEPVTTDTNRLIRLPGSLHGGSALTTCRLAPDELEAFDPLVDAVPETFTGHEVAVDVERGGEIELGGDIFTVREGDQSLPEYVAMFLMARGRAEKEKE from the coding sequence ATGGAGGAGCGAACGAGAGCCTATCTTCGCGGTCGGTTCCGTGATCATTACCGCCGAACGGAGATTACGCTACCGCCCGAGGCCAACGAGCGCGAGTGGGGGTTTATCCCGTGGACCGAGGGTCCCGGAACGACGATGGTCAGACACCGCTCGCTGCTCGAGTTGGGGGACATCGAGGAGTTTCTCGTCCGCAAACGACCACAGCACGTTTACTTCTCCGCGGGGCGCTACCGCGATCCCGGCGCGGGGTCGATGACCGACAAGGAGTGGCGGTCGTCGGATCTCGTCTTCGATCTGGACGCCGATCACCTGCCGAGCGTGACCCTCGGCGAAGACTCCTACGGAGACATGCTCAGGAAGTGCAAGGACGCACTGATGCGCCTGCTCGAGTTCCTCGAGAACGACTTCGCCTTCGAGAACGTCGAAATCGCCTTTTCGGGCGGACGGGGCTATCACGTCCACGTTCGAGACGAGAACGTCCAGCACCTCGATCGGGAACACCGCCGGGAGATCGTCGACTACGTCCGCGGCATCGGCCTCGACTTCGAGAAACTGATCGAAACCGAGACGGTTGCGGGGCTCGGCCGAAAGACGCCGACGGAGCGACGGACGCTGCGGGTCGACGGCGGCTGGGGTGAGCGAATCCACGAGCACTTCATGGACTTCGTCGAGGACCTCCTCGAGATGGACGAGGAAGACGCCCTCGAGCGCTTGCAGGCCTTCGACGGCATCGGCGAGGGGAAAGCCGAGGCGACGCTCTCGGCCGCCCAGAACAACCGCGCTGGCCTCGAGGCCGGAAACATCACCGTCCACACGGCGATCGCCCAGTTGGCCGAGCGCTTCGCCGCGACCGCCGTCGAGCGGGACAACGCGCCGATCGACGAGCCGGTGACGACGGACACGAACCGACTCATCCGCCTGCCGGGGAGCCTCCACGGCGGGAGCGCCCTGACGACCTGTCGGCTCGCACCGGACGAACTCGAGGCGTTCGATCCGCTGGTCGACGCCGTCCCCGAAACGTTCACCGGTCACGAGGTCGCGGTCGACGTCGAGCGCGGCGGCGAGATCGAACTCGGGGGCGATATCTTTACAGTCCGGGAGGGTGACCAGTCACTACCAGAGTACGTCGCCATGTTTCTCATGGCGCGTGGTCGCGCCGAAAAGGAGAAAGAATGA